AGGCGCTGTACGAGTCGCTGCTCGCCGTCCTCGAACGCCAGGGGATCCGCGACGCCTACGCCGTCACGACGCTGCCGAACCCGGCGACCGTCGGGTTCCACGAGCGACTCGGGTTCGAACGGCTGGTCGACTTCCCCAGAATGGGGTACGTCGAGGACGAGTGGCACGACGTCGCCTGGTGGCGTCGCTCGCTCGGGGAGAAAGCCGCCGACCCCGACCCGCCGCGTCCGTTTCCGTCGGTGCGCGAGGACGACGACTTCGAGGCGCTGCTGGCAACCGGGATCGAACGGCTCGCTTCGCGAGCCGACTAAGCTTCGAGGACGTCGGCCAGCTCGTCGAGCCCGCCGACGACGACGTCGGGATCGGGACCGAACGG
This genomic window from Natronococcus occultus SP4 contains:
- a CDS encoding GNAT family N-acetyltransferase, producing MESQLRIRVATPEDALAVREIYAPFCEATAVTFEESPPTETELAERIASTLEDHPWLVCERAGEVVGYAYAGPLRKRRAYQWVVELSVYVAEDARRAGVGEALYESLLAVLERQGIRDAYAVTTLPNPATVGFHERLGFERLVDFPRMGYVEDEWHDVAWWRRSLGEKAADPDPPRPFPSVREDDDFEALLATGIERLASRAD